A stretch of DNA from bacterium:
TCAGCGACCCTGTGAGGTCGAACTTCTCACCCCGAGCGCCAACCCACTCCCCCTTGAGCTTCCACGTGAGAAGACCCACGACCAGAAGCCCGAGCGCGGCGTTGATAATGAACACAAAGCGCCAGCCGAGATGCTGCGTCAGTAGCCCGCCAAGAAACGGCCCGCTCGAAAGACCGATATAGACCGCGGCGACCCTTATCCCAAGCGCCTTTCCGCGGTCGCCTGGAGGAAACACGGATGTCAAAATCGCGACCGCTGTGCCGAAGACCATCGAGGAGCCAAAACCTTGGAGGCATCTTGATGCGATGAGGAATGAGGCCGAAGTTGACACTGCACAGAGAGCGGAGGCGGCGGTGTAGATCGACATCCCCAGCCTCAGGATGCGCTTACGGCCATGTATGTCAGCTGCCCTGCCGAAGGGAAGCAGGAACATGACGGCAGTCAGAAGGTATGCGGTTCTAATCCAGCCTAGCGTAATCGCATCGCAGTCGAACTCCCTGCCTATCGTCGGGAGAGAGATGTTCACTGAAGAGCTGACAAAGGGGATGAGAAAGCCTGATAGGACCGCTATGAGCAGTGCGGCCCGTCGCACCGAGTTGTCCGTATCTTGGTTCATCGCCTCGTTCCGCCAAACTGACCTAGCATTGCGTCCTGCGGTTGAACAGATGGCAGGTCGTTAGTTGCCAATCTGACGCCGCAGCTTCCTGATGGTCGTTCATAGGCCAAGGCCCGCGACCTCAGATCTCAACTTTCCTTTCATGACTCAGCATTTGCAGCCCACGAAGGTGGATGCTATCTTGGCGACAATGCACGAAGTCGTCAACAGCACGGAATCTTGGCGGGGTTGGATGGGCATTTGGCGTAAGTTGAGCTTACCTGGGAGAATCGGTCTTGCGGTGCTCATTCTCTTCGTGCTCATGGCGCTTTTTGCGCCTCTGATATCGCCTTTCGACCCGAACCGGCAGAACCTTGACAGGCGCCTTGAAGGCCCGTCGCTTAACAACCTGCTCGGACGCGACGAGTTTGGGCGCGATATCCTCTCCCGCATTATCTATGGCTCAAGAGTCTCGCTTGCCGTGGGCACTCTGGTCATCTCAATCTCGCTTGCCATAGGCGTCTTGGTCGGCATGATCGTCGGCTACCTCGGCGGATGGACAGACCAGATCGTCATGCGAGTGGTTGACATTGTGCTAGCCTTCCCGGGGATTCTCCTGGCCATCGCGCTGATGGCAGTCCTGGGGCAGAGCCTTTTTAACGTGGTCCTCGCGCTATGCATCACTGGATGGGCCCCATTCGCCCGCCTGGCAAGGGGTGAGACGCTCTCGATCAGAGAGAGGCAGTTCGTCATCGCTGCGAGGTCGCTCGGCGCCTCAGCCCTGCGCATCGCTTGGCGCCACATTCTCCCGAACATCAGCTCACCGATCCTGGTCAGGGCAACGTTAGGTATGGCAGGGGTGATCGTGGCTGAGGCGGCTCTGAGTTTTCTGGGTCTTGGGGTGCGGCCACCGACTCCGAGCTGGGGAGCGATGCTAAACTCCGGTAGGACTTACATACTCGTCACACCGCACCTGGTGCTCTTCCCCGGAATCGCGATAATGCTGGTGGTCTTGAGCCTGAACTTCCTGGGCGACGGCCTTCGCGATGTCCTCGACCCGAGGCGCCTCTCGCAATAGCGGCCAGCACCGGAAAGAGAGCACCCTTAGGCCATCAACTCTTCGTCTCCGGGGGCTCGTTGGGAAACTCGATGCCCACGCCGACATCGCTGTGCCGACCGCCGCCGGCTGTGTCGCTGTGATGCCAACCCGCGAGGTTCTGGACCTCCTTCCAATAGCCCTTCAGGCGCGAGGGCGATTTCGAGGCCAGGCCAACGAGCGCCTCTGCCGCGGCAGTGCGATGCCTCAACAGGCTCCTCTCGCGGAAGCCATGCACCTGCCTGAGCGCATTGACAAGCGCCCTAACAGCGCGAGGGTCGCCACACGAGGCGAGATTGTCGATATCCTGCTTCTCACCTCTGACCACCTGCTGCCACGAGCGTTCTCCCAAACTCGCAAGTCCGCTGGCGGCATATTGCCGAACCGAGCCCGACTCATCGCCCAAAAGCTCGATAAGCGGCTCCACCGCCTCACGGACTCTGAGCTGGCCCAGGCTCTTGGCGGCGGCGCGACGGACCTCGTAGGCTGTGTCCTTGAGCGCTCCAATAAGTGCATCTATCGACTCCTTGTCCTCGATCTCTCCCAGGGCGTTCGCCGCTGCCTCGCGTTTCTTCCAGCTCTCACTCGCCAGGTTTCGCAGATGCCAGCTCAATTTGGCCCGCTCAAACATATCTACAATAACTCCCTTTCAGAATGCAGTATCAAGCCATATCTTCGACAACAGAACCCAACACTGGCCAACTTATCACGATATTCGGCGTCCTTTCAAGACTGGCGGCTCGTGCGAACCGACCGCTGGAGAAGTTCACTTATCGGGCCCATTCTGAGCAATGGATGGCCATCTTGGTCAAACGGGCGCTGCGCAATCGCCGCCACGTTCTCCTTTGAGCGCATCTCCTGCGCTATGCGCCGCTTGATGTCGTCGAATACTGCGCGGTAGGCGGCGCAATAGGGTTCCTTGACGCCGGCAAGGTTACCTGCCCAGGCGTTGTATGGGCACCCAGCCAGACAGTAGTCCAGGTGCTCGCATTCCCCGCACGCCTCGCGAACCTTCGCCTGCCGTTCGGCCATGCGGCTGGCCATCGGGCTACTCAGTAGGTCGGACAGCGTGGGATGGTCCGCGAGGTTGCCGAGGCGATACGCCGTCATGCCGCAGAAGCGCTGGCAGGGGTAGATGCCCCCGTGCGGGTCAATGGCGAGGAACATGCCGAGGCAGTCCCGGAAAGTGCAGACCTTGCCCTCGGCGAACGCGACGCCCTGGCACATCTGATCGAGCGACGATACGAGCATCTCGCAGCGATACTCGAGGTAGTAATCGAGCGCCTCCCTCAATAGGCTGGCATACTGCTGAGGTGTGAGCGAATATGAAGCGTCCTCGGAGCCCATCTGTGGAACCGCAGCGTGAATGGTCAAGCCGAGTCGCTCTGCTCGGAAGAAATCGGCAACCTCGCGCCAGCGCGAGGCGCTGATGAGAGTGAAGGTCGCAATGCAGCCAATTCGCAAGCCGTACTCGCGTGCAAGCTTGATGCCTCGCATGGTGCGCTCGAAGTAGCCCACGCCTCGCTGGGCATCCGTGATCTCCTCCGGCCCATCGATGCTGGTTCCGATTTCGACTGTGTGTTTGGAGAATAGCTCGCAGAACTCATCGTCGAGTAGCCAGAGATTGCTCTGAAGAGCAACTTCGTATCCGCCGCGGCCGAATCTCATCCTGAGCCCTTCGAGGACCCGACGAAGAATGCCGTGCCCCGCCATCAACGGCTCGCCGCCGTGAAGCGTTACTCTGATCTTCTCCTGCTTTGTCTCTCTGGACACATGGGAGAGGAACTCGAGCGCCTCGTCCACCATTTCCGGCGACATGCTGGGCCCATCCCGAGTGCTGAAGCAATAAGCGCAATTAGCGGGGCAAGCAAGTGAAGGAACCAGCATGAATTGCGGCTGTGCTAGGCTTTCAGGTCGCCCATCGGCGCGCGACTGCGCCGGGTCGTGCTTGTCCAATGCCGTCCGCTCTGTTGTGTCCATCGACCCTTCAGATATCCTACTTGAGATTCCTTGCCTCAGAAATGCAGACTACAAGCGAATAGATTATCCGATTAGAAACAGAACACCAAACCTGAAAGGGGGTGCGTTATGGAACAAGTTGATGCTGTGAGGGTATCGCCGGTTGGAACGTTGCGCCCCGGAGAGGTTTTGGTCTAACTGCCTCAGTTGACCTGCCTGCCCTCTTAGGGTGACTCTGACCTGCTGTAACAGCAGCTCTGTCGCTCCAGCTGAATAGTCCTTTTCGCCGGCCTCCACGCTAGTAATCAGATTGGAGGTAGGAGCCTTCATAAGATGATCATGCTTAGCGGCTGTTAGCAGGTGATGATTGGGAGCGCGGTTGAATCGTGGGTCACATCCGTTGGCTGATTTTGGAGTGCGGCGGCTTGACACCGCTTTGTCTCGCCGCGGCCTGCGCTCTGTTAAGGAGGGTGTGGTTGTTTCGATGGCGGCTTCCAGGTTCAAGGTAGATATCTGTCAGAGGGTGGTGTCAAGCCACCACCAATGAAAACGGCGTCAAGCCGCGGCAGTCCAAAAAAGCGGCAGCCCACACGGTCAATCTGATTCTTGGGGGCTGCAAGATGGCTTGATAAGATCGCCGGCGGGCGTATTATCGCCGGGCTTAAAGTGCATGAAATGCTGATAATTCCCGAGGAGACAAAAAGTGCCTGGATTTGCTCGAGTCGCACGCATTGTCCTGATTCTCTTGATTATGCTGGCCGCACCCATCATGTCTCTGGGGGTTGCCTCCGAAAACGTCGTTCACGACAGCTGGGATGTCATTTTTCTCGCCGGGGCCAAGATTGGTTTTGCCCACACCGAGATTCTGCTGAGGGAGGAGGACGGCCAGGACCGCTACGTCACGAGAATGGAGACTGAGATGAAGATGCTCAGGGGCAGCTCCACGGCCAGAATGGAGCTCTCAAATGAGGTTGTGGAGAACGAGCAGGGACAGATACTCTCGTTTCGGATGAGAATGGCGGTGTCCGACCAGCCGGTCAAGATGACGGGGCATTTCACCGACGGAAAGCTCTTGGTGAAGCAGACCATCTTGGGTAAGAGCAAGGAATATGAGATCAAAGTCCCCAGCGGGACGGTTGGGCCTTACGGCGCATTGAGGCTGACGAGAGAAAAGGGATTCAAGTCCGGCACCAAATACACCATCGAGACGTTCGAGGCGCAGAGTGCAAAACCTCTCAGCATGGACATCGAGGTGCTCGGCGACGAGGTTGTCGATGTGCTTGGGAAGAAGATGTCGCTGCACAAGCTTCTTGTCAAACAGAGCATTCTTCCCGCGATTACGATTCACGAGTGGTGTGATGACGATGGGGATGTGTTCAAGACTCAGATCAAGCAGCTGGCCATGATTACTCTGAGAGCGACGGAAGAGGATGCGCTGCGGGCCGCATCGGGCGCTAAGGTTGATCTCCTCAAGGCCCTTTCCGCGCACTGCAACATGCTAATACCCCATCCCTACATAACGGAGGCTGCCACGTTCCGCATCATCTACTCCGGCGCCTCGTCGTCAGTAATCAAGATACCCTCGGACGAAATCCAGAGTGTCGAGCCGTGTGAGAGAGGTCTTCAAGTCAAGAGCATCCCGCAATCCTCCAATTCAGACGAGGCGCCATCATTGCCGATTAGTGCGCCGGGCATGGCGGAGTATTTGACGCCATCAGCTTATATTCAGAGCGACGATGCTCAAATAGTCAAGATGGCAAAAGATGCAGTCGGCGACCAGAAGAACGCCTACGAGGCGGCGAAAGCTCTATGCAGTTGGGTCTCGAAAAACATCTCGCTGAAGAACTACTCCGTGGGATTCGCAACGGCTGGAGAGGTTGCCGAACGACTTGAGGGCGATTGCACGGAGCACGCGGTCTTGCTGGCGGCGTTGTTGCGGGCGGTCGGCATCCCCGGACGGTGCGCTGTTGGGCTGATCTACGCTGACGGCAGCTTCTATTACCATATATGGAACGAGGCCTTCGTGTCCGGATGGGTGCCGCTGGACGCGACGCTCAATCGTGGCGGGAACGACTGGGATGCAGTGCACATAAAGGTGCTGGATTCTGCCCTCAACTCGCCAGCGCCAATGCTGGAACTGACGTCGCTCCTGCCGATGATGGGCAAGGTCAAGGTCGAGGTTCTGTCGCTCCGCTACGAGGGCAGAACGCTCGACGTCAAGGACCCGGGCAAGCTCTCATTCGTGATGGGCAACTCCTATGAAAGTCTGCTCTACTCGTTCAAGGTCTCAAAACCCAAGCGGGCAACGTTCGACCCGGCGAGTGACCCTTTCACCTCGAAGACGATACTGTCTGTCCACGCGCCGGCATATTCGAATGCGGAGCTAACAATTGAGATTGAACCCGTGGGCTTCACTCTCGGTCCGCGCGACCTCGTCAGCAAGCTTACGGCTTCCGGCAAAGAGCTGAGCAAGATTCACTATTGCAGGATCGGCGGCAGGCAAGCGGTTCGTTTCATCGAGACCGATGGCGCTGGCAAGACGCAGAAGCTGCTCATTCGCGACCGCGATGTCCTAGTAACGGTGAAAGCTGTCGGGGAGAAGAAATGGCGCAAAAAACTCTTCAACAAGGTGACAAGGACGTTTGAGTTCACGGTCGCCGGGTGATTGTTTGGCTGGCATTTAGCGGTTCGGGGCTGCATGAGCGGATGCTAGCGAGATCAAGAATTGCAATGAGATCGATGTGTTAAAACGTGCGTTTCAGGAGTGAGTCAATGACATTCTCAAGAAACCGGCTACGGGGGATTTCTATCTGTGTGGGTCTGTGCCTCGCCGCGATTGTCAGTGGGGCGGCGCTCGCCGAGTCGGCGCCGATTCTGGGCGCAAGCCACCCATCACTCTCGCCGGACGGCCAGACGATATGTTTCAGCTATCTTGGCGACCTGTGGACTGTGCCGGCTCAAGGAGGCCTGGCCACAAGACTTACCGTGCATGAGGCATACGAGGGGACTTCCTGCTGGTCACCTGACGGGAAGTTAATAGCGTTTGCGTCGGACAGGGGATTCAACCCGGACGTCTTTGTCATCCCGGCGGACGGTGGGCTGGCTCGGCAGTTGACGTTCAGCTCGAGGCCGGACGTGGCCAGGGACTGGTCAGCGGATGGCAAGTGGATCCTCTTCGACTCGCACCGGGAGATAAACTCGCCTCTTCGAGAGGGCGTGACTTACGAGGTCAGCGTTGACGGTGGGCAGCCTAAAAGGCTGATCGACTGCACCGGCAGCAACGGGGCGCTCTCACCCGACGGCAGCACGCTGGCCTTTGTTCGTGGCGTAATGCCCTGGTGGCGAAAGTCATACCGCGGCAGCTGCGACCAGGACATCTGGCTGAAGCTCTTGGATGGTTCGCCGGCCAAGCGGCTTACGAACTATGACGGCAAGGACACCGACCCCATGTGGTCGCCCGACGGCGAGCAGATATATTTTCTGTCGGACAGAAATGGAATAACGAACGTGTGGGTCATGCCCCAGGCGGGAGGCCAGGCGCGCAGAATCAGCGATTTCCAGGCGGATGGAGCGGCGTTTGCCAGCATGTCGCGCGACGGGTCAGTGATTGGGTGTTGCCTAGACGGGCATATCTACACAGTTGACACAAAAACAGGCGAGACCAGGAAGCTCGATATCTCCGCCCCAAGCGATGTCAAAGGTAACGTGATAGAGCCCAAAACCTACACGAGCGAGGCTTCTGAGACCGCGCTCTCGCCCGACGGCAAGCAGATAGCCTTCGTCGTCCGAGGCGAGCTGTTCGCGATGAAGGCGATCGGAGGCAAGGCGATGCGCCTCACGGACACACCGGCGCGGGAAAGCGCCATCGCTTGGTCTCCTGACAGCAATAGGCTGCTCTTCTGCTCTGACAGGGATGGGACGACAGACGTATTCGTTATGGAATCGACCGACAGGCGTGAGCCAATGCTGGCCAAGTCAAGGCTGCGCAAGACCACACCTCTTGCTACATCGGATGGCGAGGAGCTCTCGCCGAGATGGTCTCCCGACGGCAGCAAGATCGCATATCTTTTGGACCGGGGCCATCTGTGGGTAATGAACCCGGATGGGACAGGCAATAGGATGCTCGTCAAAGGCCCGAACATAGGCTCAATCGAGTGGTCCCCTGACTCGCGGTGGATAGCCTACAGCCAGGAGGGGGACTACTGGATCGCCGACATCTTCGTCGTATCCGTGAAGTCTTGCGCGGTGCACAATATCACGGAGGCCGCCTCGCAGGATTATGCGCCCGTGTGGTCGGGTGATGGCACGAGGATTCTCTTTGCTTCCAATAGAGAAGGAGGCATCGAGGAGTGGGGTGAGAGCGATCTCTGGCAGGCATTCCTGACGAAAGAGGCCCATGAGGACTACTTGCGCAGACGGCAACAGTATCGCGAGGACCTGCCCGACGAGGAGCAGGAGGACCTGCTTGCCAGTCCGGGGCACAAAACGGCAGAAGTCAGAATCGACTTCGACGGCATCGACCGCCGGCTCGAGCCTGTAACGTCGTTGAGCGGGAACGAAGGGAACCTTGCGGTCTCGCACGACGGCCGGACTTGCGCGTTCTCGAGCGGCGCCATGGGCAAGCGGGAGACACACATAGTCAACGAGTTTGGCATGAAGCTTCGCGAGATCGGCAAGACGGCGCCGCGCGCGATCGTCTGGGGCCCGAAGGATGAGCGGCTCTTCGTTCTGGGGACTGACGGGGCGATCACCGTGTCTCGTTTCGAGGACAAGGGCACTGCGAGGGAGAAGATTCGGGCGAGGGCTGTTCCTTATGTAGCAAAGATGGAGATCGACCACAAGGCCGAGAGGCGGCAGATGTTTCTCGAGGCGTGGCGAGGTCTTAACACTCATTTCTACGACCCTAGCTTCCATGGGGTCAATTGGGCAGCTGTCAGAGACAAGTATTTGCCCTTTCTCGATTCGGTTCAGACGCACGAGGATTTTTTATACCTCCTCCTCCAGATGGCTGGCGAGCTAAAAGCCTCGCATCTCGGTGCCTGGGGCGGCGGGACCCACAAATGGGACGTAGCAGACGAGACCGGCCACGTTGGTCTCCGCTTCGACCAGGGCTGGACGGGGGACGGTCTGAAGGTTGCGAGGGTGACTAAGAACGGCCCGTGCGACAAGCCCGGAAGCGAGGTCAAGGTTGGCGATATAGTGGTGGCGATTGACGGCACGAAGGTGAGCAGAGAGGTCAACTACTACAAGCTCCTGAACGGCAAGGTAGATGAGAAGGTCGATCTCTTGGTGGCCAGAAAACCGGGCGACAAGACGAGAACAGTAACGATCAAGGCTGTTGTATGGTGGGGGCTTTATCAGGACACATACAAGATGTGGGTCTCATCCCGCAAGGAATTGGTGGATAAACTCAGCGACGGCCGCATCGGATACATCCACGTTCAGGGGATGGACATGCGGAGTTTCAGGACGTTTCTGCGGGAGCTCATGACGGACGCGCGCGATAAGGAGGCGCTGATCGTTGACGTTCGTTACAACGGCGGAGGCTACACTCACGACCGCCTCCTCTCGGTTCTGGGGCGGCCGACTTATTTCTACTTGGAGGACAGGGCGGGGGCGATGCGTGAGTATCAGCCCAGTTTTCATTGGGGGAAGCCGGCCGTAACACTGACCAACCAATACTCTTTTAGTGATGCGGAGATATTCCCGTTCTCGTTCAGGAAGCTTGGGCTCGGCAAGCTGATTGGCGTGCCGACTGGCTCCGCAGTCATCGGGACTGGAGGTATCAGCCTCTTGGACGGGACTTGGTTCCGGCTTCCGACCAGCGGCTGCTTCACTCTTGAGGGTAAGACCCTTGAGAACATGGGGATCAAGCCGGACATATACGTGGAGAACCCGCCCGAGCAGGATTTCAGCACTACCAGCGATGCACAGCTCGAGATGGGGGTCGAGGTACTTCTCAAACAACTAGCGAAGAAAGAATAAGGGAGGAGCCATGAGAAACATAAGGACAGCAGCAGGTCTCGCCTTCGCGTGCTTGGCATGGTTGTGCCTCGTTGCATCGGGGGGGCTTGCCCTTGCCGAAGACGACGCGCACTCGATCGTGGGGGCTAGGTTCCCCTCGCTCTCGCCGGACGGGAGCACAATAGCGTTTACCTATCTTGGGGACATTTGGACGGTCTCCGCGGAGGGTGGCCTGGCATCCAGAGTAACAGTCCACTCCAGCCTTGACGGCCCAGCGTGCTGGTCGCCCGACGGCAAGTGGTTTGCCTTCACATCCAGAAGGGAGTACAACGCGGACGTGTTCGTCATATCGTCATCAGGCGGCCTACCGAAGAGGCTGACCTTCCACGGAGCACACGACAGCGTGTATTCATGGTCGCCCGACGGCAACAGCGTCCTTTTCTATTCCGACCGGGAGCTGAACACACCCGTGGGGGGTGGATCGGTTTTTACTGTGCCTCCCGACGGGGGTATCCCCGCGCGAGCTCTCGACTGCTCCGGAAGCGACGGGATTCTCTCTCCAGATGGCGCCACCCTGGCTTTCGTGCGAGGGGCAACGCCGTGGTGGCGCCGCGGCTACCACGGGAGCGCCAATCGAGACATCTGGCTTAAGCGACTAGATGGGTCTTCAGCTGTCCAGTTCACCAAGTTCGATGGCTCTGACAGCGACCCAATGTGGTCAGCCGACGGCGCCAGACTCTACTTCCTGTCCGACAGGGGAGGGGTCACGAACGTCTGGGTCAAGCCCATCGCCCGGGGCGAGGCGCAGAGGCTCACCGATTTTGACCGCGACGGGGTCGTTCACGCTCGCATCGCTCTGAATGGGTCGAGGATCGTGTGCGAGTTTGACGGCGAGTTATACCTGGTAAACCCAACGTCAGGAGAGCACCATAAAGTCAAGATACGTGCTCCGAGCGATCTCAAAGAGAACGCTACGGAGCTTGAGACTTTGGAGCGTGACGCTTCCGAGTTCGCACTTTCCAAGGACGGCAAACAGATAGCTTTCGTCGTGCATGGTGAGATATTCGCCATGAAGGCGTCCGAGGCCAAGAAGTGGCTTCAGTTGACCCACACACCGGCACGGGAACAAGACGTGGCGTGGTCGCCGGATGGCATGAAGCTCGCCTTCTGCTCCGACCGCAATGGCAATCGGGACTTATTCCTAATGGAGTCGACTGACCCCACGGAGAAGCGCCTTTGTCTTTCGAGACACAGTCGGACGACGCCTCTGGTGGCGACAGACGGGGAGGAATATGCACCCGTGTGGTCAGCAGACGGGAAGAAGGTGGCATACTTGAGTGGGCGCGGCGACCTCTGGGTTGTGGACAGGGAGGGCAAGAACGCCAGACAGCTCGCTGAGGGCCCATTCGTAAGTAACGTCGGGTGGGCCCCTGACGGCAGCTGGCTCGCCTTCAGCAAGACATGCTCCGACTGGCAGTCCGATATCTTCATCGTCTCCAGCGATGGCAAGCAACTCCACAACATAACTAAGAACCCCGCCTGGGACTACAACCCATGCATAAGTGGGGACGGCAAGAAAATCGTCTTTCTCTCAAACAGGAACGCCAACCGCCTCAGGTACGGCAATCAGGATGTCTGGCATGTTTTCTTGACGAGGCGCGACGAGGAGAAATATCAGGCGAGTCGCTCTGGTGATTTAGAGGACAAGCCGAAGGCTAGGGTCGTCAAAAAGGCAAAGAAAACAAAACATAAGAAAAGATTCTGGGATTTTCTCTTACGAACAAAGCTGAGCAAAAAGACGGAAGAGAATAAGCTTGCGATCGACTTCGAGGACATCCACCTTCGAGCGATGAAAGTGTCGAGGACGCAGGGCAGCGCGTGGGCGCTCTCGGTCTCGCCTGATGGCAAGAGCTACGCCTTCGGTTCGGACGCTTTCGGCAAGACTGATGTTTACATAGTCGATGAGTTCGGTAAGAAATCGAAGCGATTGACGTCCTTTGGGCTCAATCCGGTGCAGATACTCTGGGGCCCCAAGAGCAAGGAGATGTTCGTGCGCAGCGGGGGTGGGACGATCACGAAGGTCTCTCTCAGCGGGATGATTGAACCCGTGCCGTTTGTGGCCAAGATGACCATCGACCACAAGGGCGAACGCCTTCAGATGTTCAACGAGGCCTGGCGTGCGATGAGGGACTATTTCTACGACAAGGAGATGCACGGAGTTGACTGGGCTAAGGTCAAGGAGAAGTACCTGCCCATGCTTGGGTCTGTCGCGACCCCGGGCGGGTTCAGGCTTGTGCTGGTGCAGATGATTGGCGACCTCCGCTCCTCGCACACCTGGGTATGGTCTCCACGCGACCCGAAGTATGAACCAACAGGCCAGCTGGGCCTACGGTTCGACGCGAACTGGCGCGGACGTGGTCTGCGTGTCTCGCGCGTCGTTCCCGATGGCCCGAGCGATCTGCCAGGAAGTGAGATTGGCGTTGGGGACGTGATCTTGGCGATAGACGGTGTCGAAGTTGACAGCAAGAAGAATCCGTTTGCCCTTTTGAGGGGCAAAGTTGACGAGAGGATTGACCTTGAGGTCCTGAAAGGCGGCCGCGGGAGGCCGATGCTCGTTACAGTGAAGGCCTGGTCATCGCGGGCCATCACGGACAAGGTGTATCTGTCGTGGGTCAAGTCCCGCAAGGCGCTCGTCAAGAAGCTCAGCGGCGGGAGGGTTGGCTACACGCACATCCGCTGGATGGCGCAGAGCTCCTACGAGGAGTTCCTGAAAGAGCTCACGCACGAGATGACCGACAAAGAGGCGCTGATAGTTGACGTGCGGTTCAATTCCGGGGGCAACCTTCATGACGAGCTGCTTTCGGTTCTCGGCCGCGATGTCTATTTCTACTTCGAGGATAGGGACAAGTCGCTGAAAGTCATGCAGCCTCGCTTCAACTGGCGCAAGCCGGTCGTCGCTCTCATCAACGAGTATTCTCACAGCGACGCCGAGGTGTTCCCGTATTCTTTCCGTAAGCTCGGGATAGGGAAGCTGGTCGGCGTTCCCACGTCTGGTGGGGTCATCTTCGTGAGCGGCGGCGTGAGCCTCCTTGATGGGACGTTCGTCTTGATCCCTCAGTGGGGCGCTTACACGCTCACCGGAGAGGAGCTCGAGGGCAGGGGCGTGAAGCCAGACATCTACGTCGAGAACCCGCCCGAGCAGGACTTCAGCATGACGAGCGACGACCAGCTCAAGAGAGCGGTCGAGGCGCTGCTTGAGCAGGCTAACGGGAACTA
This window harbors:
- a CDS encoding MFS transporter, whose amino-acid sequence is MNQDTDNSVRRAALLIAVLSGFLIPFVSSSVNISLPTIGREFDCDAITLGWIRTAYLLTAVMFLLPFGRAADIHGRKRILRLGMSIYTAASALCAVSTSASFLIASRCLQGFGSSMVFGTAVAILTSVFPPGDRGKALGIRVAAVYIGLSSGPFLGGLLTQHLGWRFVFIINAALGLLVVGLLTWKLKGEWVGARGEKFDLTGSL
- a CDS encoding ABC transporter permease yields the protein MGIWRKLSLPGRIGLAVLILFVLMALFAPLISPFDPNRQNLDRRLEGPSLNNLLGRDEFGRDILSRIIYGSRVSLAVGTLVISISLAIGVLVGMIVGYLGGWTDQIVMRVVDIVLAFPGILLAIALMAVLGQSLFNVVLALCITGWAPFARLARGETLSIRERQFVIAARSLGASALRIAWRHILPNISSPILVRATLGMAGVIVAEAALSFLGLGVRPPTPSWGAMLNSGRTYILVTPHLVLFPGIAIMLVVLSLNFLGDGLRDVLDPRRLSQ
- a CDS encoding HEAT repeat domain-containing protein, yielding MSWHLRNLASESWKKREAAANALGEIEDKESIDALIGALKDTAYEVRRAAAKSLGQLRVREAVEPLIELLGDESGSVRQYAASGLASLGERSWQQVVRGEKQDIDNLASCGDPRAVRALVNALRQVHGFRERSLLRHRTAAAEALVGLASKSPSRLKGYWKEVQNLAGWHHSDTAGGGRHSDVGVGIEFPNEPPETKS
- a CDS encoding TIGR04083 family peptide-modifying radical SAM enzyme, with translation MDTTERTALDKHDPAQSRADGRPESLAQPQFMLVPSLACPANCAYCFSTRDGPSMSPEMVDEALEFLSHVSRETKQEKIRVTLHGGEPLMAGHGILRRVLEGLRMRFGRGGYEVALQSNLWLLDDEFCELFSKHTVEIGTSIDGPEEITDAQRGVGYFERTMRGIKLAREYGLRIGCIATFTLISASRWREVADFFRAERLGLTIHAAVPQMGSEDASYSLTPQQYASLLREALDYYLEYRCEMLVSSLDQMCQGVAFAEGKVCTFRDCLGMFLAIDPHGGIYPCQRFCGMTAYRLGNLADHPTLSDLLSSPMASRMAERQAKVREACGECEHLDYCLAGCPYNAWAGNLAGVKEPYCAAYRAVFDDIKRRIAQEMRSKENVAAIAQRPFDQDGHPLLRMGPISELLQRSVRTSRQS
- a CDS encoding transglutaminase-like domain-containing protein; this translates as MPGFARVARIVLILLIMLAAPIMSLGVASENVVHDSWDVIFLAGAKIGFAHTEILLREEDGQDRYVTRMETEMKMLRGSSTARMELSNEVVENEQGQILSFRMRMAVSDQPVKMTGHFTDGKLLVKQTILGKSKEYEIKVPSGTVGPYGALRLTREKGFKSGTKYTIETFEAQSAKPLSMDIEVLGDEVVDVLGKKMSLHKLLVKQSILPAITIHEWCDDDGDVFKTQIKQLAMITLRATEEDALRAASGAKVDLLKALSAHCNMLIPHPYITEAATFRIIYSGASSSVIKIPSDEIQSVEPCERGLQVKSIPQSSNSDEAPSLPISAPGMAEYLTPSAYIQSDDAQIVKMAKDAVGDQKNAYEAAKALCSWVSKNISLKNYSVGFATAGEVAERLEGDCTEHAVLLAALLRAVGIPGRCAVGLIYADGSFYYHIWNEAFVSGWVPLDATLNRGGNDWDAVHIKVLDSALNSPAPMLELTSLLPMMGKVKVEVLSLRYEGRTLDVKDPGKLSFVMGNSYESLLYSFKVSKPKRATFDPASDPFTSKTILSVHAPAYSNAELTIEIEPVGFTLGPRDLVSKLTASGKELSKIHYCRIGGRQAVRFIETDGAGKTQKLLIRDRDVLVTVKAVGEKKWRKKLFNKVTRTFEFTVAG
- a CDS encoding S41 family peptidase; the encoded protein is MTFSRNRLRGISICVGLCLAAIVSGAALAESAPILGASHPSLSPDGQTICFSYLGDLWTVPAQGGLATRLTVHEAYEGTSCWSPDGKLIAFASDRGFNPDVFVIPADGGLARQLTFSSRPDVARDWSADGKWILFDSHREINSPLREGVTYEVSVDGGQPKRLIDCTGSNGALSPDGSTLAFVRGVMPWWRKSYRGSCDQDIWLKLLDGSPAKRLTNYDGKDTDPMWSPDGEQIYFLSDRNGITNVWVMPQAGGQARRISDFQADGAAFASMSRDGSVIGCCLDGHIYTVDTKTGETRKLDISAPSDVKGNVIEPKTYTSEASETALSPDGKQIAFVVRGELFAMKAIGGKAMRLTDTPARESAIAWSPDSNRLLFCSDRDGTTDVFVMESTDRREPMLAKSRLRKTTPLATSDGEELSPRWSPDGSKIAYLLDRGHLWVMNPDGTGNRMLVKGPNIGSIEWSPDSRWIAYSQEGDYWIADIFVVSVKSCAVHNITEAASQDYAPVWSGDGTRILFASNREGGIEEWGESDLWQAFLTKEAHEDYLRRRQQYREDLPDEEQEDLLASPGHKTAEVRIDFDGIDRRLEPVTSLSGNEGNLAVSHDGRTCAFSSGAMGKRETHIVNEFGMKLREIGKTAPRAIVWGPKDERLFVLGTDGAITVSRFEDKGTAREKIRARAVPYVAKMEIDHKAERRQMFLEAWRGLNTHFYDPSFHGVNWAAVRDKYLPFLDSVQTHEDFLYLLLQMAGELKASHLGAWGGGTHKWDVADETGHVGLRFDQGWTGDGLKVARVTKNGPCDKPGSEVKVGDIVVAIDGTKVSREVNYYKLLNGKVDEKVDLLVARKPGDKTRTVTIKAVVWWGLYQDTYKMWVSSRKELVDKLSDGRIGYIHVQGMDMRSFRTFLRELMTDARDKEALIVDVRYNGGGYTHDRLLSVLGRPTYFYLEDRAGAMREYQPSFHWGKPAVTLTNQYSFSDAEIFPFSFRKLGLGKLIGVPTGSAVIGTGGISLLDGTWFRLPTSGCFTLEGKTLENMGIKPDIYVENPPEQDFSTTSDAQLEMGVEVLLKQLAKKE